ATCACCGACGTGGTGCACGCCCTCAACGCCCACCCCGGCATCGGGCGCGTCTCGCTCGGCTCCATCCCCGCCACGCCCGCCTGGCTCGGCCTCTTCGACCGCATCCTCGGTCTGCTGCTGGTCGGGGGCGTGGAACGCCAACGGGCCGCCTGGGGCTGCGACCTGATCGCCCTGTACATCGGAGCGGTCACCTACGAGGTCGCCGTCGCCGCTCCCCCGGCGGGCGGCGGACCGGACGCTTTGCAGGAGGCCCTGGAACACCGGCACGCCCGTGTCTCCCTCGAGGAGCGGCTCGCCGGCCTCGACCCGGCCCGCCATCCGCATCTCGCTGCGAGCGCCGCGGAGTTGGCCGCCGGTCCGGCCGCGGCACGGCTCGCGCTCGGCGTGGAGGTACTGATCGACGGTCTCGCCCTCGGCCGAGCCGGGGCCGGGAACTGAACCGGGACGGCGAACTGAACCGGGACGGCGAACTGAACCGGGACGGCGAACGGCCCCTGGAAACCGGTGGTTTCCAGGGGCCGTTCGTTCGTGCGCGGGTGCGTCAGGGGCTGCGGGATCAGACCGTGATCGGGCGGATCGCGGTCGGGGCGTGGCCCGGCTCGGTCGCCAGCTCCTCGAACTCGGTGACGTCGCTCATGTCGACCGTCTTGCTCATCGAGATGTTGGTGACGCGCTCCAGGATCGCCTCGACGACGACCGGGACGCTGTACTCGGCGGCCAGCTTCTTGGCCTCCTCGAAGGCGGCGCCCAGCTCGTTCGGGTCGGTGACGCGGATCGCCTTGCAGCCGAGGCCCTCGACGACCTTGACGTGGTCGACGCCGTAGACGCCCAGCTCGGGCGCGTTGATGTTCTCGAACTCCAGGTTGACCTCGAAGTTGATGCCGAGACCACCCTGCGCCTGGCGGATCAGGCCCAGGTAGGCGTTGTTCACCAGGACGTGGACGTACGGGATCTTGTGCTGCGCGCCGACGGCCAGCTCCTCCAGCATGAACTGGAAGTCGTAGTCACCGGAGAGCGCGACGACCGGGTTCTCCGGGTCGGCGGAGGCGACGCCCAGCGCGGCCGGGATGGTCCAGCCGAGCGGGCCGGCCTGGCCGCAGTTGATCCAGTGGCGCGGCTTGAAGACGTGCAGCATCTGCGCACCGGCGATCTGGGACAGACCGATGGTGGTGACGTAGCGGGTCTCCGGGCCGAACGCCTTGTTCATCTCCTCGTAGACGCGCTGCGGCTTCATGGGGATGTTGTCGAAGTGCGTGCGGCGCTGCAGCGAGCCCTTGCGCTCCAGGTGCGAGGCGACCCAGGCGCTGTAGTCCGGGAGCTTGCCCTCGGCCTTGAGCTCCTTGGCGATCTCGATGAAGAGCTCCAGCGCGGCCTTGGCGTCGGAGGCGATGCCGAAGTCCGGGGCGAAGATCTTGCCGATCTGGGTGGGCTCGATGTCGACGTGGACGAACTTGCGGTCGCCGAGGTACGCGTCCAGGTTGTAGCCGGTGTGACGGTTGGCCCAGCGGTTGCCGATGCCGAGGACGAAGTCCGACTCCAGGAAGGTCGCGTTGCCGTAGCGGTGCGAGGTCTGGACGCCGACCATGCCGGCGCTCAGCTCGTGGTCGTCGGGGATGACGCCCCAGCCCATCAGGGTGGAGATGACCGGGACGTTGGTCAGCTCGGCGAACTCGACCAGCAGGTCGGCGGCGTCGGCGTTGATGATGCCGCCACCGGCGACGATCAGCGGGCGCTCGGACTCCAGCAGGAACCGGACGGCCTTTTCCGCCTGGGCACGGGTGGCGCGCGGCTTGTAGACCGGCAGCGGCTCGTAGGTCTCGGGGTCGAACTCGATCTCGGTCAGCTGGACGTCGATCGGCAGGTCGATCAGGACCGGGCCGGGACGGCCGGAGCGCATCAGGTGGAAGGCCTCCTGGAACACGCCCGGGACCTGCGCGGCCTCCAGGACGGTCGTGGCCTTCTTGGTGACCGGCTTGGCGATCGAGGCGATGTCGACGGCCTGGAAGTCTTCCTTGTGGAGCTTGGAGACCGGGGCCTGGCCGGTGATGCACAGGATCGGGATGGAGTCCGCGATCGCCGAGTACAGGCCGGTGATCATGTCGGTGCCGGCCGGGCCGGAGGTGCCGATGCAGACGCCGATGTTGCCGGGCGCGGTGCGGGTGTAGCCCTCCGCCATGTGCGAGGCGCCCTCGACGTGGCGGGCGAGGGTGTGCTTGATGCCACCGACGTTCTTGAGCTCCCGGTAGAACGGGTTGATCGCAGCGCCGGGGACGCCGAACGCGTGCGCGACACCCTCGCGCTTGAGGATCTCCACTGCAGCGGCGGCGGCTGTCATACGAGGCATCGAGGTCTCCTGCGGTGTGGCGGTCAGGCAGTTTCCGTCATACGGAAGTTTTGTTCTGCTATACGGAACAAGCTAAGCGGCGAGTTCTGCGCACGTCAAGGCGCTTCAGCACCCCGGAACCCACCAAATGCCGCGTCTCGCTCGGTCTGTCGCACAAAAACGCCACCTCGGTGGCGGAATTCGGGGCGACGCCGCCCCGGCCGGTCGCGCGTCGTGGACCATGGACGTACGCACAGCGACGGAGGGGGTACGTGTCCCATGGCGGAAGCGGTACCGGTGCGGTGTCCGGCGTGCCAGCGCGAGAACGCCTATGCGGCGCCGGTCTACCCGTGCGCCTGCGGGAGCCCGATCACCCCGCCGCTGGACCTCGCGGCGCCCCCGCTGCCGCTGACGCACCGGACGTGGACGGACAGCTGGGTGACCGTGCGGTGCGCGGCCTGCGGGCGGGAGAGCGAGTGGCCGCACCCGGAGGTGGGGTGCGCCTCGTGCGGGACGGTGGTGCTGATCCCCGTCCACGCGCCGGAGCCGCCCGGGGCGGCCGCCGGTACGCGGGGCGCCGCGGGCGCGGGCGCGGGTGAGGACGCGGGACCGGGCGGTGGCGGGACCCGCGGGCCGGGGCCCGGACCGGCGGCTCCGCGCCGGGCGGGACCGGGGCCGGTACCGCTCCCGGGTGCGCCGGCGTCGCGTCCGCCCTTCCGGCCCGTGACCATCCGTACGGCCCGGGACGCGGTGGCGACGGCCGCGCTGTACCTGCGCTGGCTCGGCTTCCAGGACGTACGGCAGCCCGACGGGCCGCCGATACCGTCGGCGGCGGTGGACCTGCGGGCTCCCGGGGTGGTCGCCCAGGTGGACCCGAGCACCGCGCCGGCCGGGCTGCGGGCGGTGGAGTGCGTGTGGCTGAACGGGCTGACCGCCTCCGCGACCAGCGTCTACTTCTCCCTCGCCGGGTACACCTCGGACGCCCGGGCGCGCGCCGACGATCTGGGGATACCGCTGTTCGTCATGGACCTCACGGGCATGCCGCAGCCCGTCAACGACCCGGCGGACGCACTCGTCGGTGCGGGGCCATAGGCTCGGGACATTGCGTAGTCGCGTCCGCTGAGGAGAACGAGCCCGATGAGCCTGTACGACATCCCGCTGACCACCCTGTCCGACGAGCCCACCAGCCTGGCCGCCTACAAGGGCAAGGCGATCCTGCTGGTGAACACCGCCTCCCAGTGCGGCCTCACCCCGCAGTACTCGGGGCTGGCCCGGCTGCAGTTCGCGTACGAGGAGAAGGGCTTCACCGTCATCGGCGTGCCCTGCAACCAGTTCGGCGGCCAGGAGCCGGGCTCCGCGGACGACATCCAGACGTTCTGCGCGGCGGGCTTCGGCGTGACCTTCCCGATGCTGGAGAAGTCCGAGGTCAACGGCGAGAACCGGCACCCGCTGTACCAGGAGCTGGTGAAGACCCCGGACGCGGACGGGGAGGCGGGGGACATCCAGTGGAACTTCGAGAAGTTCCTGATCTCCCCCGCCGGTGAGGTCGTGGCGCGCTTCCGTCCGCGCACCGAGCCCGAGGCGCCCGAGGTGATCGCGGCGATCGAGGCGCAGCTGCCGGCCTGATCACCTCGGCGGTCCCGGCCCTGGCCCCGGCCGGGCCGTGGCCCGGGCCGGGGTCGGGTCGGGGCCGGGCTCAGCGGAGGTCGGCCTCGTCGTACTCCGCCGTCGAGCCGGCCTCGGTGAGCTCCCGCAGCTCCACCCGGCGGATCTTGCCGGACACGGTCTTCGGGAGCGGGCCGAACTCGATCCGGCGGATCCGCTTGTACGGGGACAGCACCGCCCGGGAGTGCGCGAACAGCACCCGGGCCGTCTCCTCCCCCGGCTCCCAGCCGGCGGCGAGCGTGACGTACGCCTTGGGGACGGCGAGCCGCACCGCGTCCGGGGCCGGGACGACGGCCGCCTCGGCGACGGCCTCGTGCTCCAGCAGGGCGCTCTCCAGCTCGAACGGGCTGATCTTGTAGTCGGAGGCCTTGAAGACGTCGTCCGAGCGGCCCACGTAGGTGAGGTGGCCCTCGGCGTCGCGCGAGGCGATGTCGCCGGTGCGGTAGAGACCGCCCGCCATCGCCTCGGCCGTCCGCTCGGGGTCGTCGCGGTAGCCCGTCATGACCCCGGCGGGCCGGGTGCGCAGGTCCACGCAGACCTCCCCCTCGTCGGGGGACTCCTTGCCGGTGACCGGGTCCAGGAGCACGATCTCGTAGCCGGGCGCCGGACGGCCCATCGAGCCGGGCCTGACCGGGGCGCCCGGGAAGTTCCCGATCTGCAGGGTGGTCTCGGTCTGGCCGAATCCGTCGCGGACGGTCACGCCCCAGGCCTGGCGGACCTTCTCGATGACCTCCGGGTTCAGCGGCTCTCCGGCGGCGACGGCCTCGCGCGGCGGGTTGCGCAGCAGGCCGAGGTCGGACTGGATCAGCATCCGCCACACGGTCGGCGGGGCGCAGAAGGTGGTGACGCCGCCGCGGTCCATCTCCGCCATCAGCCGCTCGGCGTCGAAGCGGGTGTAGTTGTACACGAACACGGTCGCGCCCGCGTTCCAGGGCGTGAAGAGGTTGGACCAGGCGTGCTTGGCCCAGCCGGGCGAGGCGATGTTGAGGTGGACGTCGTCGGGGCGCAGTCCGACCCAGTACATGGTGGACAGGTGCCCGATCGGGTACGACGCGTGCGTGTGCTCGACCAGCTTGGGACGGGCGGTGGTGCCGGAGGTGAAGTAGAGCATCAGGGGGTCGTCGGCCAGGGTCTCGCCGTCGGGCGTGAACCCGCTGTCCGCCTGGTACATGTCCTCCAGGCGGCGCCACCCGGTGGGCACCTCGGGTCCGGCGGCGATACGGGTGTAGGTGCCGGGCACCTCGTCGAACTTGCCGGTGTCCTCGGCGCGCACGATGACGTGGCGCACCTGCCCGCGCTCGACGCGGTCGCGCAGGTCTGCCGCGCCGAGCAGCGGGGTGGCGGGGATGACGACCGCGCGCAGTTTCATCGCGGCGAGCATCACCTCCCACAGCTCGCGCTGGTTGCCGAGCATCAGCAGGATCCGGTCGCCGGCGCCGACGCCCTGGTCGCGCAGCCAGTTCGCGGCCGAGTCCGAGCGCACGGCCAGCTCCCCGAAGGAGACCCCCCGGCTCGTGCCGTCCTCCTCGACGATCCGCAGGGCGTCGGCGCCGTTCCCGGTGGCGATGTGGTCGAACCAGTCCAGGGCCCAGTTGAAGCGCTCGGGGCGGGGCCAGGTGAAGCCGGCCCGGGCGGCTTCGTAGTCCCCGCGGCGGTCGAGCAGGAAGTCGCGGGCGGCCAGGAACTGTGCGGTGGCGCTGTTCTCCGTCATGGGGGAATCGTGCCGCGTGGCGCTGTGGATCACTAGGCCGACGTCAGCCCCGGATTGACCCGAAGCGGATGCGGCCGGCTCCGGCGGGGACCTCCTGCGTTCCCGGACCCGTCCCCATCTGCGCGAGGAGCCGCTCCCCCTCGGCGGCGATCTCCTCCTCGGCCGCCTGCGGCACCGGGTCGAACAGCTCGACGGTGAGCACCCCCGCCTCCGCTGTCCAGAGCCCGGCGAGGAATCCGTCGAGGAGGAGGGTGCGGTGGGCCTGGTTGCCCGACCAGCTGCGCCCCTTGAGCCGCGGGGGGACGACGCGGGCGCGGTCGGCGTGCGAGAGCAGGAGGTTGTCGAACTCGGGGAGGAAGCGGGGCGGGGCGGGGGTGTCGGGGGCGGGGCGGGGTGCGTCGGGAAGGTCGAACAGCTCGACGCCGTTCTCGTCCCGGAAGACGACCAGGCGCGGCCGCAACCGCTCGAAGGCCTCCCGCAGCCGGGTCAGGCCCGCCCAGGTCTGCATGTCGTTCACGGAGGCGGGTCCGAAGGCGCCGAGGTAGCGCAGCACCACGTCGTCCAGGCGCTGGGGCTCCCCGGCCGGTCGGCCGAGCCAGTGCTCGGCGGTGGTGAGCCGGACCTGGCCGCTGCGGCCCCACACGCCGCGGGGCGTGACCTGTACGAGCGGGAGCCGGCAGCGGGCGGCCACGGACAGGGCCTGCGGGTCGGCGCCCGGCCAGTGGGTGAGGAGTTCCTCCCGGATCTCCCCCATGGTGCGC
This Streptomyces sp. NBC_00539 DNA region includes the following protein-coding sequences:
- a CDS encoding TetR/AcrR family transcriptional regulator — encoded protein: METPPRRKSTRSRPAKPPLSMAAVIDAGLGVLRREGLDAVTMRKVAAALDTGPASLYVYVSQREELLRLMHDAVIATVPLPELPADPPGDWRTRLTTLITDVVHALNAHPGIGRVSLGSIPATPAWLGLFDRILGLLLVGGVERQRAAWGCDLIALYIGAVTYEVAVAAPPAGGGPDALQEALEHRHARVSLEERLAGLDPARHPHLAASAAELAAGPAAARLALGVEVLIDGLALGRAGAGN
- the gcl gene encoding glyoxylate carboligase; the protein is MPRMTAAAAAVEILKREGVAHAFGVPGAAINPFYRELKNVGGIKHTLARHVEGASHMAEGYTRTAPGNIGVCIGTSGPAGTDMITGLYSAIADSIPILCITGQAPVSKLHKEDFQAVDIASIAKPVTKKATTVLEAAQVPGVFQEAFHLMRSGRPGPVLIDLPIDVQLTEIEFDPETYEPLPVYKPRATRAQAEKAVRFLLESERPLIVAGGGIINADAADLLVEFAELTNVPVISTLMGWGVIPDDHELSAGMVGVQTSHRYGNATFLESDFVLGIGNRWANRHTGYNLDAYLGDRKFVHVDIEPTQIGKIFAPDFGIASDAKAALELFIEIAKELKAEGKLPDYSAWVASHLERKGSLQRRTHFDNIPMKPQRVYEEMNKAFGPETRYVTTIGLSQIAGAQMLHVFKPRHWINCGQAGPLGWTIPAALGVASADPENPVVALSGDYDFQFMLEELAVGAQHKIPYVHVLVNNAYLGLIRQAQGGLGINFEVNLEFENINAPELGVYGVDHVKVVEGLGCKAIRVTDPNELGAAFEEAKKLAAEYSVPVVVEAILERVTNISMSKTVDMSDVTEFEELATEPGHAPTAIRPITV
- a CDS encoding glutathione peroxidase is translated as MSLYDIPLTTLSDEPTSLAAYKGKAILLVNTASQCGLTPQYSGLARLQFAYEEKGFTVIGVPCNQFGGQEPGSADDIQTFCAAGFGVTFPMLEKSEVNGENRHPLYQELVKTPDADGEAGDIQWNFEKFLISPAGEVVARFRPRTEPEAPEVIAAIEAQLPA
- a CDS encoding AMP-binding protein; this translates as MTENSATAQFLAARDFLLDRRGDYEAARAGFTWPRPERFNWALDWFDHIATGNGADALRIVEEDGTSRGVSFGELAVRSDSAANWLRDQGVGAGDRILLMLGNQRELWEVMLAAMKLRAVVIPATPLLGAADLRDRVERGQVRHVIVRAEDTGKFDEVPGTYTRIAAGPEVPTGWRRLEDMYQADSGFTPDGETLADDPLMLYFTSGTTARPKLVEHTHASYPIGHLSTMYWVGLRPDDVHLNIASPGWAKHAWSNLFTPWNAGATVFVYNYTRFDAERLMAEMDRGGVTTFCAPPTVWRMLIQSDLGLLRNPPREAVAAGEPLNPEVIEKVRQAWGVTVRDGFGQTETTLQIGNFPGAPVRPGSMGRPAPGYEIVLLDPVTGKESPDEGEVCVDLRTRPAGVMTGYRDDPERTAEAMAGGLYRTGDIASRDAEGHLTYVGRSDDVFKASDYKISPFELESALLEHEAVAEAAVVPAPDAVRLAVPKAYVTLAAGWEPGEETARVLFAHSRAVLSPYKRIRRIEFGPLPKTVSGKIRRVELRELTEAGSTAEYDEADLR
- a CDS encoding winged helix DNA-binding domain-containing protein, producing the protein MASSTTHPVLGARALSRATLARQLLLHRTPMPAADAVSHLVGLQAQNVRPPYFQLHARLAGFRPAELAALMESREVVRMVTMRSTLHTHTAHDALTLRPLVQEARDRELGNFRAGLTGVDLDRLARTARDFVEAEPRTMGEIREELLTHWPGADPQALSVAARCRLPLVQVTPRGVWGRSGQVRLTTAEHWLGRPAGEPQRLDDVVLRYLGAFGPASVNDMQTWAGLTRLREAFERLRPRLVVFRDENGVELFDLPDAPRPAPDTPAPPRFLPEFDNLLLSHADRARVVPPRLKGRSWSGNQAHRTLLLDGFLAGLWTAEAGVLTVELFDPVPQAAEEEIAAEGERLLAQMGTGPGTQEVPAGAGRIRFGSIRG